In one Papio anubis isolate 15944 chromosome 11, Panubis1.0, whole genome shotgun sequence genomic region, the following are encoded:
- the LOC101005054 gene encoding LOW QUALITY PROTEIN: ribosome biogenesis protein BMS1 homolog (The sequence of the model RefSeq protein was modified relative to this genomic sequence to represent the inferred CDS: inserted 1 base in 1 codon) — MPRREIPKPLQFSLLCGWLDPFTGKKRRLAIIECGCDINMMIDLAKVADLVLMLIDASFGSEMETFEFLNICQVHGFPKSMGVLTHLDSFKHNKQLKKXKRLKHTFWTEVFPGAKLFYLSGMVHGEYQNQEIHNLGRFITVMKFRPLTWQTSHPYVLADRMEDLTNPEDIRTSMKCDRQMSLYGYLRGAHLKSKNQIHMAAILLL; from the exons ATGCCCAGAAGAGAAATCCCAAAGCCTTTGCAGTTCAGTCTGCTGTGCGGATGGCTCGATCCTTTCACAG GTAAAAAGCGCAGACTCGCCATTATTGAATGTGGGTGTGACATTAACATGATGATTGATCTGGCTAAAGTAGCAGATCTG GTACTGATGCTTATAGATGCCAGCTTTGGGTCTGAAATGGAAACCTTTGAGTTTCTAAACATCTGTCAAGTACATGGGTTTCCTAAAAGTATGGGAGTTCTCACCCACCTCGACTCCTTCAAGCATAATAAGCAACTGAAGA ACAAGCGATTAAAACACACGTTCTGGACAGAAGTTTTCCCG GGTGCCAAGCTGTTCTACCTTTCTGGAATGGTGCATGGAGAATATCAAAACCAAGAAATCCACAATCTGGGCCGTTTTATTACAGTTATGAAGTTTAGGCCTCTCACATGGCAAACTTCTCACCCTTATGTCCTGGCAGACAG gaTGGAAGATTTGACAAACCCAGAGGATATCCGAACAAGCATGAAATGTGACCGGCAGATGTCACTTTATGGTTATTTAAGAGGAGCACACttgaaaagtaaaaaccaaattCACATGGCAGCTATTCTCTTGTTGTAG